The sequence below is a genomic window from Draconibacterium halophilum.
TTGGTGGCGCACTTCTCGTTTAGCAACGATAAAATGACTCCACTAAAAACATTTAGCATATTAATTGGCGTAGTTGGAATTGCAATAATCACACTCGGCCGCACTAAAGTTGAGATGACCGGCTACCTGGAATATCTTGGTATTGCCATATTACTGGTTAATAATATTGTATCGGGTTATTCCAATGTAATGGTAGCGAAACACTCAGGCACAATATCACCGGTTGTTTTAAGCTCCACTTCGCTCATTATTGGTGGTTTGATGCTATCCATTGTTTCTATTCCTGTTGAAGGCATTCACCTGGGGCCATTTCCGCCAAAATACTGGTACGCTTTGGCATGGCTGAGCTTTTTATCGGCGGCCGCCATTACCATTTGGTATTCATTACTGAAACGACCGGGGGTAAAGGTTTCATTACTAAATGTGTGGAAATTTCTGATTCCCGTTTCAGGCGCAGCACTCAGCTGGATTTTGTTGAGCAACGAAAAAGCAGATCTCGCTTCAATTATTGGAATGATGATAATTGCCGTGTCGCTGCTTAGCCTGAACTATGCCAACCGCAGGGAACAAAAAATGATCAGAAAAAAAGAGCAGAAGTAGTTATTCTTCTAAAATCAACAATTCTATTTTCCTGAAATCGGTACCATGACTTTCAGCCTGAATGGATATCGTTCCACCACTGATTATTTCATTGCCATCAGCCGGTAATAATTT
It includes:
- a CDS encoding DMT family transporter; the encoded protein is MSNLFRTTTFLAIVACLLWSTAFAGVKIGLEYHSPFQFAGIRFTISGLLMFLYFGKPKRYFSELKHNLKFILLLSVVQIFAQYALFYSGINLLPGSLSAMIVGSQPLFIALVAHFSFSNDKMTPLKTFSILIGVVGIAIITLGRTKVEMTGYLEYLGIAILLVNNIVSGYSNVMVAKHSGTISPVVLSSTSLIIGGLMLSIVSIPVEGIHLGPFPPKYWYALAWLSFLSAAAITIWYSLLKRPGVKVSLLNVWKFLIPVSGAALSWILLSNEKADLASIIGMMIIAVSLLSLNYANRREQKMIRKKEQK